TCAGACATTCTATTCTCTCCATCTTGCTCaatagggctgatgggaagtggagcCCAGCCTCCTTAGCAACTCCTGGGTTAGGGAGTTTGTtgggcctcatctgcactatacatcctaggagctgtagttcgtgacgggttctgagagttgttaggagactgcttatttccctcacagagctacaattcccagagttccctggaaaagggattcattgttaaaccactctgggccTTAGGGGCAGAGCTCATACTCTGTACGCAGAAGGGTTCAATGCCTGGAATCTCCCGTTAAACAAGAACTCAGGAAGCAGGGTATGAAAACAATCTCTTACCTCTAAcagatgaatattattattattattattattattattattattattattattattattaccttgctAGATGTAATAATATGTATGTATTGAAAAAGTTGGAAAATTCTTTAAAGacaaaattaaaaagagagaaagaacaatctcttcttccttcaagaccctggagagctgctaccagttagAACAGGCAATACTGGCCCCAATGGAGAAATCATCTGACCTAGTAGAATGGAGCTTCCTGAATCATCCTATAACTCATTCAGAATTTGACAAACCTGCTTCGGGAGATACATTTGGAGAAACAGACATGTTTGGAACATAGCAGATCATCTCACCTGTAAATTTCACCTTCAACCACTTTCCGGCCACACTGCCCATAGGAATTGTTGCCCATGCTGAAGACTGAAACAAAGTTATAGGAGGCCATCAGACAGATATCGAGTACCACCCCTCAAGGATAAATACTGGCTGAGTTCGGACACAATGCTAAGCAATGGCTTAGCAATACAGAGGAAGTCTAGCCTCCATACTGGGCTCACATACTCCTACCTCCCTTTGTCAAGTGTGGCCGCAAGACAGAGATCAGAAGCTTCCAATTCTGTTTTAGGCTGGTCACCTGAACCACTAACTGTGGTTAAACTGTGGTCATTTCTATAATCATTTCTATAATCATTTCTAGAATTGAAGATAGTTTTGCAGTGGGAATATGTAGGGCAAGTTTTTGAAGCACCCCCACATCAAAAACCTGGGGGAGATACTTAATTACAAACAGCATCCCTCCTTAGAACTTCATTGGAGTTCCACCATACCTCCTTCAGAGTCTGTCAGCACTAAGGAGTGTGCTCTCCCACAGGAAACCTGTACAACTCGGGTCTGCTGCGGCTTGTCCAGGGGCAGTGCAACAGGACTTGGCTCCAAGACATATTCATAACCTTTAGCTTTTATAAAATATACAATGAAAGAAAGGACAGGCATTATTACATAGAAACATAACTGCTGGTTCCAGAGGTAGCCATGCAATCTGTTATTGGCAAAACCAATAACAGGTCTTATGGAACCTTAAAAATTGTGGGATAAGGTTTGGGATGCTAATGGTTGGTTGGTGCCCATCAGGACTGGAAGGGAAGGATGCAGGAAGCCCAACAGGTAAGTTGgatattttatcctaaaataaaaATGACAGGACCAAAGGGCATACAAGAGACAAGGGCATACAAAGCTTCAAACCAGCCAAGTCTTCACAGACTTACAGCGATCTCTCCTGCTCTGATGAAACCCAATCTGGGAATCCTTGTTGAGGCCCATGCCCCAGACTTTGGTGACATCGGTCGTTCTGGAGGATAGGAGGGTGAATCCATAGCCACAGGCAGCAGAGGAAATCTTTCAAAATGAGATACAAGTAGATGTTGATATTGATAAAAGAAACAAAGGACTCAGCAATATCTCTAGATCTGCAGAAATGAAGAAAGGGCACAAGCTAAAGTGATCTCCTGCTCCTGACAAAGACCAAACTGATCATAAGAACATACAAattggcctgctggatcaggccggtggCCCAGCTAGtcaacatcctgttctgacagcagccaaccagatgggaagcccaaaagcaggacctgagcacaagagcactctccccacctggaattcccagcaactgctattcagtgaAAGAAAGTGAACTTCCTTTTGGCCAGTGTTGAATCTTCCAACGCTCACTGCTGGTTTACCATTGTAGCCACCACTCTAAGCAGTCTTGGCTCTGCCCAATGCACAGCAGCAGTTGGCATAATGGGAAAAGATGCTTTACCAGCCCATCAATGCCTCTTGAGCATCCCGAATTAAAAAAGGAGGCCAGCTTCCTCATTTCCCCCCACTCACCTTGTCGTCCACCTCCAGGCGATATGGAGTGGGCTGGATCCTCCGTTTCCTGAACCCAGGGTCAGGCACGACAAAGGTGGGAATTCCCAACGCCCCCGAGAAGCAGAAACCCCACACAAACACCCGGTCTTTCCTTTTGGCTTGTTTCCCCACGTACTGGAAAATGGGGGCATTGTCGTCAGCTTCTTTGATGTCCCTGATGCTCTTCGTCCCGGCTGCTTTTGCCAGGCCTCTGGAGAGCCCCTCAGAAGGAAGCCTCGGGGGGAGGTCAAGAAAGGTCCTGCAGGGGCCGCACAGAGAGCCTTGCTGGGGGTTTTGAGTGGGGAGACCGAGGGGGCGCTGTGTCCTTGTTAGAGGCCCTTGAAAAAGACCCCTCGTGCAGAACAAGGCCAGGCCCCAGGGAGACCCCAATCCATTTCCGGGGAGGCCCTGAAACAGCCCTTCCTTGGGCGTCCAAGGGGGGCCCAGGGCGTCACTTGAGGGCCTCAGAAGCAGCCCCGGAGAAGCTCTCCGGGAAAAGCCCCATATTCCCCGAGGGAGCCCCAGCTGCGCCCCCCTTGACCCCCTCTGGAGTTCTGGGGACAGCAGCGCAGCCCCACGGGAGCCCCGAATCTTGCACACTTGCACCAGCCCCCCCTGAGGCCCCATCGCTGCCTAGCGAGGCCGCGCTTTCTCCGCCGCCGCGTCTACGGCTTCTGGTCCAGGCGCAGGAACACCTGCAGCACGGGCAGCGCCATCTTGCTCACCTTTCGCCTTTCACCCGCGCTCTcggtctgcgcatgtgcagcgcCTCTCCGTCGAAGCGCGGCCACGACACGGCAGGCAATGAAGCAGGTGCCTGGTCAGCGCAGGCGCCGAGGTAGTGTCGGTAAAACGCGCCGACGACGGAACGCTCTGCGCAGCCGCAGAAGCTTCATCCCAATAGTAGCCATGATACGAGAGGCAGTTCGGTTTCTCCCCCGCTCTCTTCTAACCTAGTCAGCCATTGGTTAGAGGGCGCTGCACGCCTTTCAGCTTTCATTTCGCTCTGCACAACGACCACTTCCTAAGGGCAGCCATGACACGATAGGCTAGAGGCTGCGGTCAAGCTTCACATTAGTTAAGGAGATGTCACTTGGCCTAATCTCCCGTATCTGAGTTGGCGGCGACAGCCATGACACTAGAGGCACATACTTGCCTGATGTTTCTGAATGGTTATCCATTTTTATGGGAGTAAgcagtccttttaaaaaaaatgttcaggggtactctcattttcatattgaaatactgcctctcaatgagtccaaacttagattcacaaaatgtttaggggtatgcatactcctgCGTCCCCtccagaaaaaaggcactgggagtaagcccaatggATCTGAGTGAACT
This genomic window from Podarcis raffonei isolate rPodRaf1 chromosome 15, rPodRaf1.pri, whole genome shotgun sequence contains:
- the RCC1L gene encoding RCC1-like G exchanging factor-like protein yields the protein MGPQGGLVQVCKIRGSRGAALLSPELQRGSRGAQLGLPRGIWGFSRRASPGLLLRPSSDALGPPWTPKEGLFQGLPGNGLGSPWGLALFCTRGLFQGPLTRTQRPLGLPTQNPQQGSLCGPCRTFLDLPPRLPSEGLSRGLAKAAGTKSIRDIKEADDNAPIFQYVGKQAKRKDRVFVWGFCFSGALGIPTFVVPDPGFRKRRIQPTPYRLEVDDKISSAACGYGFTLLSSRTTDVTKVWGMGLNKDSQIGFHQSRRDRSKGYEYVLEPSPVALPLDKPQQTRVVQVSCGRAHSLVLTDSEGVFSMGNNSYGQCGRKVVEGEIYSESQLINRLPQLEDRVVQVACGQDHSLFRTEKGDVYACGWGADGQTGLGHYDSVSTPTKLGGDIAGVRIAQVSTCGDCCLAVSEDGDIFGWGNSEYLQLSSVTESTQVNVPRHLPFKVGKVKEAACGGTVNAVLNEEGHVFVWGYGILGKGPKLMETGTPEMIPPTLFGLSDLNPDVRVARIRCGLSQFAAVTNKGELFVWGKNVRGCLGIGRMEDQYFPWRVIVPGEVVDVACGVDHMVTLVKSFV